A genome region from Synchiropus splendidus isolate RoL2022-P1 chromosome 5, RoL_Sspl_1.0, whole genome shotgun sequence includes the following:
- the traf6 gene encoding TNF receptor-associated factor 6 — protein sequence MACYDGSKRSLEEDSFTAGTELSSCALAMMARERESLPSPSESPGAFSNSVSNTSSSLQTAELTQGYDVEFDPPLERKYECPICLMALRNAIQTPCGHRFCKNCIKKSIRDTGQRCPVDNAMLLEDQLFLDNFANREILSLTVRCPNTGCINKMELRQLENHLKQCEFATAECPQCQHSVMKSDLENHKTLECLRRPVSCPDCVACFVYEEKELHEQQCPFANVKCQYCDLDLIRDQMESHCETDCPKAPIMCNFSDFGCKERMQRHDLAQHMQEFTQMHMRYIADFLSGLNLSSTAPRSLRALGSSLSCEDQGAASVPAFRQSISCNSNCAVGQQSQEMLRIREMDARLVKQDHQLRELIIVKDNQAGQLAELQRKVSALEETVKELEAQQCHGVFIWPLKSFSALLRNQEAGHPVVEHSPGFYTGHPGYKLCLRLHLQTPNAPRCSNFISLFVHTMQGAFDGLLTWPFQGTIRLAILDQGPEGQHHMEVMETNPELQAFRKPTMYRNNKGFGYVTFLNLHQLSQRAFVKDDTLLIRCEVTPRFDNMFHREGPAMQPRGPEVKPLNFELPN from the exons ATGGCGTGCTATGATGGGAGTAAAAGGAGCTTGGAAGAAGACAGTTTCACCGCCGGGACAGAGTTGTCCAGCTGTGCTTTGGCAATGATGGCGAGGGAACGAGAATCCCTGCCAAGTCCTTCAGAGAGTCCTGGAGCCTTCAGCAACAGCGTCAGCAACACATCTTCAAGTCTTCAAACGGCTGAACTTACACAAGGTTACGATGTAGAGTTTGACCCACCTCTGGAGAGGAAATATGAGTGTCCCATCTGCCTCATGGCTTTGAGGAATGCCATTCAAACACCTTGTGGCCACCGCTTCTGCAAGAACTGCATTAAGAAGTCGATCAG GGATACAGGACAGAGGTGTCCCGTGGACAATGCAATGCTGTTAGAAGACCAACTATTTCTTGACAATTTTGCCAACAGAGAAATTCTGTCCTTAACAGTCCGATGCCCGAACACTGGCTGTATAAACAAGATGGAACTGCGGCAATTGGAG AATCATTTGAAACAATGTGAGTTTGCGACTGCAGAGTGTCCACAGTGCCAACACTCTGTGATGAAAAGTGACCTGGAGAATCATAAAACTTTAGAGTGTCTGAGGAGACCTGTGTCGTGTCCAGACTGTGTCGCCTGCTTTGTTTATGAAGAGAAGGAG cttCATGAACAGCAGTGTCCTTTTGCCAATGTTAAGTGCCAGTACTGTGACCTGGATTTGATTCGAGACCAG ATGGAGTCCCATTGTGAAACAGATTGCCCAAAAGCGCCCATTATGTGTAACTTCAGTGACTTTGGTTGCAAAGAAAGG ATGCAGCGCCATGATCTGGCTCAACACATGCAGGAGTTCACTCAGATGCACATGCGCTACATAGCAGACTTCTTAAGTGGCCTCAATCTGAGCAGCACTGCGCCCAGGTCACTCCGCGCCCTTGGTTCCTCTTTGTCCTGCGAAGACCAAGGGGCGGCGTCTGTACCAGCCTTTAGACAGTCCATCAGTTGCAACAGCAACTGTGCGGTGGGTCAGCAGAGCCAGGAGATGCTGAGGATCCGTGAGATGGATGCCCGGTTAGTTAAACAGGATCATCAGCTGCGGGAGCTCATCATCGTGAAAGATAACCAG GCAGGACAGCTTGCAGAGCTCCAGCGAAAAGTGTCAGCACTTGAGGAGActgtgaaggagctggaggcccAGCAGTGTCATGGTGTCTTCATCTGGCCTTTGAAAAGTTTCTCTGCCCTGCTGAGGAACCAAGAAGCCGGCCACCCTGTCGTGGAGCACAGTCCAGGCTTCTACACTGGTCACCCAGGCTACAAATTGTGTCTGCGTTTACACCTGCAGACTCCAAATGCCCCGCGCTGTTCCAACTTCATCTCTCTCTTTGTTCACACTATGCAAGGAGCTTTTGATGGACTGCTTACTTGGCCATTTCAGGGCACCATCCGGCTAGCCATCCTCGACCAAGGCCCGGAGGGTCAGCACCACATGGAGGTGATGGAAACCAACCCGGAGCTGCAAGCGTTTCGGAAGCCCACCATGTATCGCAACAACAAAGGGTTTGGCTATGTGACTTTTCTGAATTTGCATCAGTTGAGTCAAAGGGCCTTTGTGAAGGATGACACGCTTCTTATCCGCTGTGAGGTCACGCCGCGTTTTGACAATATGTTTCACCGTGAGGGGCCTGCCATGCAGCCAAGAGGGCCTGAGGTCAAACCGCTAAATTTTGAGTTGCCAaactga
- the ttc17 gene encoding tetratricopeptide repeat protein 17, protein MAELRRICPESLPFRPRKASFQGKLFILLCILIVDSGGATTHWVVTEDGKIQQQVDSPLNLKHPHDVVIFMRQEARVNYLRKLEKQLVAQKIHIEENEDRDTGLEQRHYKEDVDCVMAKVPLGDLDLYDGTYISMESKDISLEDFVDYRSALPPDLEKPECAKVLELPYSVHAFQHLRGVQERENLTSPLLSKEDPIFSSLSHKLGRNIDFVGHRIHQGLLRNSSSWVLYNMASFYWRMKNDPQRALDCVVRALHFSPRQHKDVALINMANILHRAHFSADAAILAHAALDLTADLFTSHYTLGNIYAMLGEYNHSVLCYEQALQAQPGFEQALRRKHAVLCQQKLEQRLEAQHRSLQRTLNELKEYQKQHDHYLRQQEALDKHKLLQEEQILRNIIHETQMAKEAQLGNHQMCLLSQQQRSLYCPHDQPVRYHRGDLFEHVHFVQFGEDVSVASSVALVSQHSSNQTSASPQLHPSVSGNQDAVAALWGGSDHTQDMQKMLWPQRADCANKFPSVPPADQLPTFYLSPQSQGLSTVASLLYKSGSPPTTMDLPECGPVPQSHPTLLPTSLDWLLEEKELQDAFAVEILQSRSGGWTLEQIGSRISQVMKQATLPRWQVYNEASLYWRAKGNSSNALQCLRHVLISAPSTHRVVPLTNAANLLLHHGFTVQAQPLLEQALALNASEPHILLSLVSLQLAQGNVTGALDLFRDILLTAVSSTTSFSSFADCEQCRTSIPLLRCLQFYPFLYNLPQRQPCSQGTTCLIDEDLGIQLEEWEGSDEKLETPAIDDSLLFEKVILDSNGSGEAAAEPRNSPSPASNMASPFVSGGVEVEEEWQLKEDLMGAFEGALDVGGKQGDLRGIRVLKNDRVMGARAGGGPCFGNCEDDEGAEWITFQVKRVRKSKGDGTEAVSTYDEGQSVESLPGGHSVLEISGPTIPSPGPSGRWRDYTSLGWPGPEECQRTRRVDLTTVASTWLAVSAKNIDITEHIDFGTPLQEPAAEPLCNANLAASMHTLDHLAGMANRAAIHYTGESQLREVLQNLGKEKFPPQSFEQVGTRIAKVLEKNQTSWVLSSMAALYWRVKGQGKRAIDCLRQALNYAPHQMKDVPLISLANIFQNARLWEDALTVARMAVEIAPHFVVNHFTLANVYIAMEEFEKAMRWYESTLKLQPEFAPAKQRLRTIQCYLLTKRERRQP, encoded by the exons ATGGCGGAGCTCAGGAGGATCTGTCCTGAGTCTTTGCCCTTTCGTCCACGAAAAGCTTCATTTCAAGGAAAGCTTTTCATCCTGCTATGTATCCTTATAGTCGATTCTGGAGGAGCTACCACGCATTGGGTCGTTACCGAGGACGGGAAGATCCAGCAGCAG GTTGACTCTCCCCTGAATCTGAAGCATCCACATGATGTAGTGATCTTCATGAGGCAAGAGGCTCGTGTGAACTACCTCAGGAAACTCGAG AAGCAGCTAGTTGCCCAGAAGATTCACATTGAGGAAAACGAGGATCGGGATACTGGGCTTGAGCAGCGACACTACAAAGAGGACGTAGACTGTGTCATGGCGAAGGTTCCACTTGGAGACCTGGATCTGTACGATGGCACATACATCTCAATGGAAAGCAAAGACATAAG CCTAGAAGATTTTGTGGACTATAGGTCAGCTCTGCCTCCAGATCTGGAAAAGCCAGAGTGTGCAAAAGTGTTGGAACTTCCTTACAGTGTTCATGCATTCCAACATCTCAGG GGTGTTCAAGAGCGAGAAAATCTTACCTCCCCGTTGTTGTCGAAGGAGGACCCCATTTTTTCCTCACTGTCCCATAAACTGGGCCGTAATATTGATTTTGTGGGTCATCGCATCCATCAGGGCTTACTAAGG AATTCATCGTCCTGGGTCCTGTACAACATGGCGTCCTTCTATTGGCGTATGAAGAATGATCCGCAGAGGGCTTTGGACTGTGTGGTCAGAGCTCTCCACTTCTCTCCGAG GCAACACAAGGATGTCGCCTTGATAAACATGGCCAATATTCTGCACCGCGCCCACTTCTCAGCAGATGCTGCCATTCTGGCCCATGCTGCTCTGGACCTGACTGCTGACCTCTTCACCAGCCACTACACACTGGGCAACATCTACGCT ATGCTCGGGGAGTACAACCACTCCGTGCTGTGTTATGAACAGGCACTGCAGGCTCAACCAGGCTTTGAGCAGGCTCTGAGGAGAAAGCATGCTGTGCTCTGTCAGCAGAAACTCGAGCAGCGCCTTGAAGCCCAACACAG GTCCCTACAACGCACATTGAATGAGCTGAAGGAGTACCAGAAGCAGCATGACCATTACCTTCGCCAACAGGAGGCACTCGACAAACacaagctgctgcaggaagagCAGATCCTTCGCAATATTATTCATGAGACACAGATGGCAAAAGAGGCCCAACTTG GGAATCACCAGATGTGTTTACTGAGCCAACAGCAGCGAAGTCTTTACTGCCCCCATGATCAGCCTGTGCGTTATCACCGTGGTGATTTGTTTGAACATGTCCACTTTGTTCAA TTTGGAGAAGATGTTTCAGTAGCGTCTAGTGTTGCGCTAGTCTCGCAGCATAGCTCCAATCAGACATCTGCAAGTCCTCAGCTGCACCCCTCTGTTTCTGGAAACCAGGACGCTGTTGCTGCTCTCTGGGGTGGCAGTGATCACACACAG GACATGCAAAAGATGTTGTGGCCTCAGAGGGCTGACTGTGCCAACAAATTTCCAAGTGTCCCTCCTGCTGATCAACTGCCAACATTCTACTTGTCGCCCCAATCTCAAGGCCTCAG CACAGTGGCATCTCTCTTGTATAAGAGTGGCAGTCCCCCGACCACCATGGATCTACCAGAGTGTGGGCCTGTCCCTCAATCACATCCCACTCTTCTTCCAACATCACTAGACTGGCTGCTGGAGGAAAAGGAGCTCCAGGACGCTTTTGCCGTTGAG ATCCTACAATCACGCAGTGGAGGATGGACTTTGGAGCAGATTGGCTCCAGAATATCTCAAGTTATGAAACAA GCCACTCTCCCCAGATGGCAAGTCTACAACGAAGCCTCTTTATACTGGCGTGCAAAAGGCAATAGTAGTAATGCCCTCCAGTGCCTGCGCCATGTATTGATTTCAGCCCCGTCCACCCACCGAGTAGTGCCGCTCACCAACGCCGCTAACCTGCTGCTCCATCACGGTTTCACAGTGCAAGCACAGCCTCTGCTGGAACAAGCTTTGGCTCTCAACGCTTCAGAG cctcacatccTGCTCAGCCTGGTGAGTCTGCAGTTGGCCCAGGGAAATGTGACAGGTGCTCTGGACTTGTTCCGTGACATCTTGCTGACTGCCGTGTCCTCCACAACTTCCTTCTCATCCTTCGCTGACTGTGAACAGTGTCGCACCAGCATCCCTTTGCTGCGTTGTCTGCAGTTCTACCCCTTTCTTTACAATCTGCCACAGCGTCAGCCTTGCTCAC AGGGCACCACCTGTTTGATCGATGAGGATCTTGGAATTCAGTTAGAAGAGTGGGAGGGAAGCGATGAGAAACTGGAAACACCTGCCATTGATGACTCACTGCTGTTTGAAA AGGTAATCCTGGACAGTAATGGCTCTGGAGAGGCTGCTGCAGAACCCCGAAATTCTCCATCCCCAGCGTCCAACATGGCCTCTCCATTTGtcagtggaggtgtggaagtggAAGAGGAGTGGCAGCTGAAGGAAGACCTCATGGGTGCTTTTGAAGGAGCCTTGGACGTGGGGGGTAAACAGGGAGATTTGCGTGGCATCCGTGTGCTGAAGAATGACCGCGTCATGGGGGCTCGTGCTGGAGGAGGTCCCTGCTTTGGAAACTGTGAAGATGACGAAGGAGCTGAATGG ATTACCTTTCAAGTGAAACGTGTCAGGAAGTCAAAGGGAGATGGGACGGAGGCTGTTTCCACCTATGATGAGGGCCAGAGCGTGGAATCCCTGCCAGGGGGCCACTCTGTATTAGAGATCAGTGGGCCAACAATCCCATCCCCAGGCCCTTCTG GACGCTGGAGGGATTACACAAGTCTTGGCTGGCCCGGGCCAGAGGAGTGCCAACGCACACGCAGAGTGGACCTCACCACTGTCGCCAGCACCTGGTTGGCTGTGTCTGCTAAGAATATAGA TATTACAGAGCACATAGACTTTGGCACTCCGCTCCAGGAGCCAGCGGCTGAACCTTTATGCAATGCCAACCTGGCTGCCAGCATGCACACCCTGGATCACCTGGCTGGCATGGCCAACAGAGCAGCCATCCACTACACAGGAGAAAGCCAACTACGTGAG GTTCTGCAGAACCTTGGCAAGGAGAAGTTCCCGCCTCAGTCCTTTGAGCAAGTTGGAACACGTATCGCTAAAGTTTTGGAGAAG aaTCAGACTTCGTGGGTTCTATCCAGCATGGCTGCTCTCTACtggagggtcaaaggtcaaggcaAAAGAGCAATAGACTGCTTGAGGCAGGCCCTAAACTACGCCCCACATCAGATGAAG GACGTGCCTCTCATCAGCCTGGCCAACATCTTCCAGAACGCTCGCCTGTGGGAGGACGCGCTGACCGTCGCCCGCATGGCTGTGGAAATTGCACCACACTTTGTTGTCAATCACTTTACCCTCGCTAACGTCTACATAGCCATG GAGGAGTTTGAGAAAGCAATGCGCTGGTATGAGTCGACTCTGAAGCTGCAGCCGGAGTTCGCCCCGGCGAAACAACGGCTGAGGACCATCCAGTGTTACCTGCTAACCAAGAGGGAGCGTCGGCAGCCGTGA